CTTTTCACCATAAATATGATGTTTCGTCGCATACTGTTTTTTACACTGATAAATACCGATCCACGTCTTGGAAGCTTATTGCCAGCAGCTTCCTGGCTTTTGGCAAACGCGAGGCCAAAATCCTTATCAAGCCCCATAACTTCACCGGTTGATTTCATTTCGGGACCTAAAATAATATCAGCACCTCTGAACTTATTAAAAGGCAGTACCGATTCTTTTACTGCATAATAGTCGATCTGCTTTTCCTGTGCTTCTTCGATTTGGGATAGCTTCTGGCCACCCATCACCTTTGCCGCTATTTTGGCCCAGGGCACACCAACTGCCTTTGATACAAAGGGTACGGTTCGTGATGCGCGGGGGTTTACTTCAAGCACATACACCAAATCCTCTTTTACTGCAAACTGAATATTGAGCAGGCCAATAACTTTAAGCTCTGTTGCAATCTCAACGGTGATACGACGAATTTCAGAAATGATTCTGGGAGAAAGAGTGTGGGGGGGCAGAACACAGGCGCTGTCCCCGGAATGGATACCGGCTTCTTCAATATGCTCCATAATTCCGCAGATCATTGTACTCTTGCTATCACTGATTGCATCCACATCCACCTCAATGGCATCACCGATGAATTTATCTATTAAAACCGGTCTGTTTTCTCCAACAGTCTGTGCCTCAACGATAAAGGATTTTAACTCTTGGTGATCATATACAATCTTCATAGCTCTTCCGCCAAGCACATAAGAGGGACGTAGCAGCACCGGATATCCTATAGATTCTGCAATGCTGAGTGCTTCTTTAGTGGATTGTGCTATGCCGTTTGGTGGCTGGGATACATCTATTTTTCTAAGTAAAGCTGCGAATTCATCTCTGTCCTCTGCACGTTGTATCGACTCAACACTTGTTCCGATAATCGGAGCACCTGCCTGCATCAGTTTTAAAGCAAGATTAAGCGGAGTTTGGCCGCCAAACTGAATGATCACCCCTGAAGGTTTCTCTTTATCGATGATGTTCATCACATCTTCAAATGTCAGGGGCTCAAAATAGAGTTTATCACTTGTATCATAATCGGTACTGACTGTTTCGGGGTTGGAATTGACCATTATCGACTCTATTCCAAGCTCTTTTAAGGCAAATGATGCCTGACAACAACAGTAGTCAAACTCGATACCCTGACCGATACGATTGGGACCACCACCCAGAATCACAATTTTTTTGTTATCGGTGGCTACACTCTCATCTTCCCATTCGTACGTAGAGTAGTAATAGGGGGTATACGCTTTAAATTCAGCTGCACAGGTATCTACAAGTTTATAGGTGGGGATAATACCAAGCTCTTTTCTCAGCGCTCGTACCTGCAACTCTTCAACCTTAAGCAGATCCGCTAACTGTGCATCGGAAAACCCAAGCTTTTTGGCTTTTCTGATGATTTCATGTTTTTTGTTGGTTGTTGCATTAAGAAGTTCAGGGGTGATTTTGGCTTCAAAATCAACAATATCTTTCATATTGTGGATAAACCAGGGATCGATCCCGGTGGCATCGGCAATTTTTTCGACTGAAATTTGTGAATCGAGAGCCTTACGGATTAAAAACAGCCGGTCGGCTCTGGGTAATGTGAGCCGCTCAAGCAGTTGCTCAGTTTCACCCTCTTTTGCAGCTTCAAACCCCTTTTTGCCCATTTCAAGTCCACGCAATCCCTTTTGCAGCGCTTCTTTAAATGTGCGTCCTATAGCCATGGTTTCACCAACTGATTTCATCTGTATACCAAGAGTAGGGTCGGCCTCAGGAAACTTTTCAAAAGTAAAACGTGGTATCTTAATCACGCAGTAATCAATCGCAGGTTCAAATGATGCCGGTGTTTCCCGTGTTATATCATTGGGAATTTCATCAAGAGTATAGCCAATGGCCAGTTTAGTGGCAAATTTCGCAATAGGAAACCCCGTTGCTTTACTTGCCAGGGCCGAGCTGCGGCTTACACGCGGGTTCATCTCAATGACCACCATGCGCCCGCTTTGAGGGTTTACAGCAAACTGCACATTGGAACCACCAGTTTCAACTCCGATTTCCCGGATAATAGCAATCGCTGCATCACGCATCTGCTGGTATTGACGATCCGTTAAGGTCTGAGCGGGTGCAACGGTAATACTGTCGCCTGTGTGGATGCCCATGGGGTCAAGGTTCTCAATTGAGCAGATTATAACTACATTATCTGCTTTGTCACGCATAATCTCGACTTCGTACTCTTTCCAGCCAATAATCGACTCTTCAATCAGTATCTCATTAACGCGGCTGCTGTGAAGGCCATACTGTGCGGCACGTTCAAAGTCGCTCTCATCGTGAACTATTCCTCCACCAGTTCCGCCCATAGTAAAACTTGGCCTGATGATTAGGGGAAAACCGATTTCATTAGCAATCTCCCATGCTTCATCAAGATTATAGGCAAAAGCGCTTTTTGGCAGATCAAGCCCCAGGGATGCAATGGCAGCTTTAAACTCACTTCTGTCCTCAGCCTTTTTAATCGCCTTTTCATTAGCCCCGATAAGTTCGACATTATATCGTCTCAGAACACCATTTTCAGACAGTTCCATCGCAGTATTGAGACCGGTTTGTCCTCCTAAAGTAGGCAAAATCGCATCAGGACGCTCTGCGGCGATAATTTTTTCCACTATTTCGGGAGTTATTGGCTCAATATAGGTTTTATCGGCTATTTGTGGATCGGTCATGATCGTGGCTGGATTAGAGTTTACCAAAATAACCTCAAACCCCTCCTCTTTGAGCGCCTTACAGGCCTGGGTTCCGGAGTAATCAAACTCACAGGCTTGCCCGATTATTATCGGCCCGCTGCCTATAATAAGAATCTTTTGTATATCTTCTCTCTTAGGCATACTACCCCTTGCTTGTCCAGGTGAACTGGACATGTGTATGGTTGTATTTTGGGTATATGATGTTCACTTTAATGTTGCACCTGTTTTTGTTTGGTTTCTGCATGTTTCTGTTCTTCCATCATAGTGATAAAATCTTCAAAGAGATATCCTGAATCGTGTGGTCCGGGTGATGCTTCCGGATGGTACTGGACGCTAAAGAGCTTTTTTTGGGGCCACGTTAATCCTTCACAGGTTTGATCATTTAGATTTGTGTGGGACAATGTGGCTCCGCTACTGCTGAGGCTTTGGGTATCAACACAGAACCCATGATTTTGAGACGTTATCTCCACAACACCGTTACCGTTATTTTTAACAGGGTGGTTAGAGCCCCGGTGTCCGAATTTGAGCTTATAGGTTGTGCCCCCAAGAGCAAGGGAGAGCAATTGATGGCCAAGACAAATACCAAACAGAGGACGTTTTCCAATCAACTCTTTGATAGTATCGATTGCATAGGTTACCGCAGATGGATCTCCGGGACCGTTGGATAGAAAAATTCCATCCGGATTGTAGGAAAGAATCTCCTCTGCGCTTGTATGGGCAGGCACCACTTTGACCTGGCAGCCCAGCTTTGAAAGTATACGAAGGATGTTATATTTAACTCCAAAATCGAGAGCAACCACTGAGTATTTCTTCTCTCCCACCTCAGTGCTATCCCAGGAGTAGGCTTTGGAGCAGGTGACCTCTTTCACCAAATCTGTACCTTTAAGTCCCTTCCAGGCTTTTGCTTTTTCAACCAGTTTTTCCTTACTGATCTCACTATCACAGGAGCATATAACAGCTTTAAGAGCTCCCTTCTCACGAATGTGTCGTGTGAGGGCACGGGTATCGATATCTTCTATTCCTATTACATTATTCTCACGCAGATACTCTGAAAGCGACTTTTGTGAGGTAAAATTAGAGGGATAGCTGCACGCTTCTTTTACTACAAAGCCGCTGACCTGAATCTTTGATGACTCGATATCATCTTCGTTTATTCCGTAATTGCCGATAAGGGGATTTGTCATGGTGACAATTTGAGAGGAGTAGGAGGGGTCGGTGAGTACTTCCTGATAGCCGCTGAGGCTGGTATTAAAGACAACTTCACCAACTGCTTCTCCGGCTGCTCCAAAAGATTCACCCTCAAAAACGGTTCCGTCTTCCAGTGCTATATAGCCTTTCAAGAATACCTCGCTTTAAAATGTAAGCAGAAACTGATCTCTTTCAAATCTCCCTTATTACGGGAGAAAGGCTTAGAAAATGTTTATACCAAAAAAAAAAGATACCCTCCCCAGTACTTTTGAGGAGGGTATCTTTTATGTTGTATGAAAACCATGTAATATCTGCTCGAAATCTGGTGATAAACTCTTACCACCTTGCTAAAAACCCCGATGCCCAGAACAAAATAATGTTTTGAAACAAGCATGGTCAATGGAGAAAATAGAGATTATTAAATCAGTGATCCCCAAGAGGGGTGAATATGGATTTTTGTCCTGCCCCTTCTTTCACCTGATCGTTCTCTTTTGGTTGCAAGTGCCGCAAACTATCCATTGATTCGACATGCTTTGCTCTGAAGGTGGTTTGTTATATTTTAACTGTTTGGTTTAACCAAAAATGGCTCAATTGAGCATCTATCCACCCTATATTTTTTTTTAAAAAAGTTAGATTCATAAAACTGCATACAAGAGAATTCTGTTTAGAAACTCTCTTATATCGGGAGGTAAGCTGGATTGTTGGAGCAGATTAGGTCTTGTTTAAACAAGGCTGTAGAAGAGAAAGTGTTTCCGGGTTGTGTGCTTGCAGTTGAGGTGTCGGGTAAGCAGCATTTGATTTGTGCGGGTAACTATACCTACCAATCAGATTCACCTGAAATGACTGCTGATTCTGTATTTGACTGCGCTTCCATCACCAAAGCAATTCCTACAAGCTCTCTTGCCCTGAAGATGGTTGATCAGGGACTCATCAGTTTAGATGAGCAGATGATTAAATTCATTCCGGAGTACAGGGGTAACTATAGAGATCAGATAACCATTGCCCACCTGCTCACTCAGACACTTAACTCGGATCTGAGGCTTTCTGCCCTAAAGAACTCCACTGCGCAGCAGATTTTAGATGCGATATTCTCTCAGCATCTGAAAACACCACCGGGTAAGAGTTTCTGTTACACAAATTCCACCAGTATTCTTTTGGGGATTGTGGTGGAGCGTGTGTGGGGTAAGGGGTTGCATGAGCTGGCAGCTGAACAGTTTTTTGAGCCTCTTGAGATGAAAAACACTACCTTTTTCCCCGAGAAGCTAAAAAAAGAACGGATCGTTCCCACTGAAATAGATCCCTGGAGGGGCAGGGTGATTCAGGGTGAGATACATGATGAGAGCGCATGGATACTTCGTTCTCTTTTCACTGCCGGCTCTGCAGGCCTTTTCTCTACTGCTCCGGATCTTCTAAAATTCTGTAAGATGCTTTTAAATGGCGGAAATTATGGAACTAAGCATTTCTTTTCCCATGAGATGGTTGGCAAAATGCATATTGATCAGTTGCCTCATATTGATGGCATAGCAACTGGCCTTGGCTGGGAGCTTGATCAAGAGTACATGGGTTCGCTCAGGAGCAGAAATACCATTGGAAAGACCGGATTTACCGGAACAGTTGTGATCTGTGACACCACAAAACAGTGTGCTTTGGTGTTGCTGTCAAATTATACCTGGCCAAAGCGAAAAGCTGACCGTAGTAAGATACACAGTATCAGAAGCCAAATCGCTGATTATGTATTCAAAATGGCATAGTAGATGCATCTGCTAGTGCATTCATTAATAGTGTTATCAATACAAAACTGTTTAAATAAAAAAAATATATAATACCTTTACCCTGAGAAGGTTTGAAAGGAGAACTGTTGTGAAGGATTTAAACTTTTCCAAGACCATAGTGTGCATTGGTGCCGGATATGTCGGTGGACCAACTATGGCCGTTATTGCTGCAAAGTGTCCCCAGTATAAGGTTATAGTGGTTGATATTAGCGCGGCGAGAATAAATGCCTGGAATTCAGAAAAACTTCCTATCTATGAACCTGGACTGTATGAAACCGTAAAAGAGGCCAGGGGGCAGAACCTCTTCTTTTCCACCGATATTGACGGTGCCATCGAAGAGGGTGACATCATATTTGTCTCGGTTAACACTCCTACCAAAACATTCGGTGAAGGGGCTGGTAAGGCTGCTGACCTTCAGTACTGGGAAAAAACAGCTCGTAACATCGTAAAGGTCGCTACCAGCGATAAAATCATTATAGAAAAGAGTACCTTGCCGGTTAGAACCGCTCAGGCCATGAGCAGAATTTTAAATGCAAATACCAAAGGTGTACACTTTGAAGTCCTGTCAAATCCGGAGTTTTTGGCTGAAGGAACCGCAATCGCTGATCTGGAAAACCCTGACAGGGTTCTTATTGGATCCCAAACTACTGAACAGGGGCTTAAAGCTCGTGAAGAGGTTGTTGAAATCTATGCCAACTGGATACCAAGAGAGAAAATTCTTACCAGCAATGTGTGGAGCTCAGAGC
This portion of the Chitinispirillales bacterium ANBcel5 genome encodes:
- the carB gene encoding carbamoyl-phosphate synthase large subunit, whose translation is MPKREDIQKILIIGSGPIIIGQACEFDYSGTQACKALKEEGFEVILVNSNPATIMTDPQIADKTYIEPITPEIVEKIIAAERPDAILPTLGGQTGLNTAMELSENGVLRRYNVELIGANEKAIKKAEDRSEFKAAIASLGLDLPKSAFAYNLDEAWEIANEIGFPLIIRPSFTMGGTGGGIVHDESDFERAAQYGLHSSRVNEILIEESIIGWKEYEVEIMRDKADNVVIICSIENLDPMGIHTGDSITVAPAQTLTDRQYQQMRDAAIAIIREIGVETGGSNVQFAVNPQSGRMVVIEMNPRVSRSSALASKATGFPIAKFATKLAIGYTLDEIPNDITRETPASFEPAIDYCVIKIPRFTFEKFPEADPTLGIQMKSVGETMAIGRTFKEALQKGLRGLEMGKKGFEAAKEGETEQLLERLTLPRADRLFLIRKALDSQISVEKIADATGIDPWFIHNMKDIVDFEAKITPELLNATTNKKHEIIRKAKKLGFSDAQLADLLKVEELQVRALRKELGIIPTYKLVDTCAAEFKAYTPYYYSTYEWEDESVATDNKKIVILGGGPNRIGQGIEFDYCCCQASFALKELGIESIMVNSNPETVSTDYDTSDKLYFEPLTFEDVMNIIDKEKPSGVIIQFGGQTPLNLALKLMQAGAPIIGTSVESIQRAEDRDEFAALLRKIDVSQPPNGIAQSTKEALSIAESIGYPVLLRPSYVLGGRAMKIVYDHQELKSFIVEAQTVGENRPVLIDKFIGDAIEVDVDAISDSKSTMICGIMEHIEEAGIHSGDSACVLPPHTLSPRIISEIRRITVEIATELKVIGLLNIQFAVKEDLVYVLEVNPRASRTVPFVSKAVGVPWAKIAAKVMGGQKLSQIEEAQEKQIDYYAVKESVLPFNKFRGADIILGPEMKSTGEVMGLDKDFGLAFAKSQEAAGNKLPRRGSVFISVKNSMRRNIIFMVKSVAAMGFKIYASEGTWRVLSSNGINAKMIPKIGEGKPDIVDLIKGGDVDFIINVPAGRKSQIDSKPIRSAAISQGIPYITTLEGAQAAISGIDSLERTGFSVKSLQRYDESGSGSRVDSKRFVESRRLMWS
- the carA gene encoding glutamine-hydrolyzing carbamoyl-phosphate synthase small subunit, yielding MKGYIALEDGTVFEGESFGAAGEAVGEVVFNTSLSGYQEVLTDPSYSSQIVTMTNPLIGNYGINEDDIESSKIQVSGFVVKEACSYPSNFTSQKSLSEYLRENNVIGIEDIDTRALTRHIREKGALKAVICSCDSEISKEKLVEKAKAWKGLKGTDLVKEVTCSKAYSWDSTEVGEKKYSVVALDFGVKYNILRILSKLGCQVKVVPAHTSAEEILSYNPDGIFLSNGPGDPSAVTYAIDTIKELIGKRPLFGICLGHQLLSLALGGTTYKLKFGHRGSNHPVKNNGNGVVEITSQNHGFCVDTQSLSSSGATLSHTNLNDQTCEGLTWPQKKLFSVQYHPEASPGPHDSGYLFEDFITMMEEQKHAETKQKQVQH
- a CDS encoding serine hydrolase, coding for MLEQIRSCLNKAVEEKVFPGCVLAVEVSGKQHLICAGNYTYQSDSPEMTADSVFDCASITKAIPTSSLALKMVDQGLISLDEQMIKFIPEYRGNYRDQITIAHLLTQTLNSDLRLSALKNSTAQQILDAIFSQHLKTPPGKSFCYTNSTSILLGIVVERVWGKGLHELAAEQFFEPLEMKNTTFFPEKLKKERIVPTEIDPWRGRVIQGEIHDESAWILRSLFTAGSAGLFSTAPDLLKFCKMLLNGGNYGTKHFFSHEMVGKMHIDQLPHIDGIATGLGWELDQEYMGSLRSRNTIGKTGFTGTVVICDTTKQCALVLLSNYTWPKRKADRSKIHSIRSQIADYVFKMA